In a single window of the Oscarella lobularis chromosome 2, ooOscLobu1.1, whole genome shotgun sequence genome:
- the LOC136183392 gene encoding uncharacterized protein — protein sequence MTSITRQNSVEIDLLSVDGLTDVHVTSFVGSTTDWETKVKDPKLMRDATPPTASAVSKHEGVGGGPLHIERNAQLGVTVSNPSKNSMKVDDRGIFARFYLVVSAKNRAALEKIRDKEVEVLVIQVVRGVYIARYYKANKTGDCGLNLRTEFIHNAEGVVDRAGSLIADTPAYDKYCTKLCKVGDLLKGKKLKVTLRFYDHPYDKASIKQKWNSQIIEKAKAAINDQSRVQYDPNEESTLCSFEKFVPFSTWLAIRDPDTNEVYPKFCFDWVSQYKITEVDGQYIHSLVCPPENIPKGIQQLPLFEHFRKKSLALVHKEPDVPDLPEKVVEKCQTVVANKYTTPSIFYNNLPVHGANYNEGSFPLVDSDYDKEEESGKLIVVAEEWEDE from the exons ATGACGTCCATAACGAGGCAGAAtagcgtcgaaatcgatctcCTTTCCGTCGATGGCTTGACGGACGTTCATGTGACGTCTTTCGTCGGTTCGACGACAGATTGGGAGACGAAGGTTAAGGATCCGAAGCTCATGCGAGACGCAACTCCTCCGACAGCGTCTGCAGTCAGTAAGCACGAAGGCGTTGGAGGCGGTCCGCTTCACATTGAACGAAACGCTCAACTTGGCGTCACGGTATCGAATCCCAGCAAGAATTCGATGAAAGTAGACGACAGGGGAATATTCGCTCGTTTCTACCTCGTCGTCTCGGCGAAAAATCGAGCAGCGctcgaaaaaattcgcgatAAAGAAGTCGAGGTCCTCGTCATTCAAGTCGTGAGAGGCGTCTACATCGCTCGCTATTATAAAGCGAATAAGACGGGCGATTGCGGTCTCAATCTTCGCACGGAGTTCATCCATAATGCGGAGggtgtcgtcgatcgcgcggGATCTTTGATAGCAGACACGCCTGCCTATGATAAATACTGCACTAAGTTGTGTAAAGTCGGAGATCTGCTCAAAGGAAAGAAGCTCAAAGTGACGCTTAGGTTCTACGATCATCCATACGATAAAGCGTCTATAAA GCAAAAATGGAATTCTCAAATAAttgaaaaggcaaaggcTGCAATAAATGATCAAAGTCGCGTGCAATATGATCCCAATGAAGAATCGACGCTGTGCTCGTTCGAGAAGTTTGTTCCGTTTAGCACGTGGCTAGCCATCAGGGATCCGGACACCAATGAAGTTTATCCCAAGTTCTGCTTTGATTGGGTGTCTCAGTATAAGATAACGGAAGTGGACGGGCAGTATATTCATTCTCTCGTTTGTCCTCCGGAAAACATTCCAAAGGGCATCCAACAACTGCCTCTATTTGAAcattttcgaaaaaaaagtcTAGCATTAGTCCACAAGGAACCCGATGTACCTGATCTTCCAGAGAAGGTCGTCGAAAAATGTCAGACGGTTGTTGCGAATAAATACACGACACCGTCGATTTTTTACAACAACCTTCCTGTCCATGGTGCAAACTACAATGAGGGAAGTTTTCCTCTCGTTGATAGTGACTATGATAAAGAGGAGGAGAGTGGCAAATTGATCGTCGTTGCGGAGGAATGGGAAGATGAATAA
- the LOC136183383 gene encoding VPS35 endosomal protein-sorting factor-like, with the protein MASTEWAPIRRNYERERKTYAMTAESCTNHPLKANVVQIVEDKKTKTPPLAKKAPKAVDAADCDPLGASDPLAALDPLTSAATAVASSGGYDMPDDEGVAGGRGGGLDDEFEPWAAKKAGILSKYTTDEKLSITTSFLTDEDREKVIVKAQTTSVSEKVKHRLEQLDDFEEGSVKEMMNLSQKEYVKKIDDMNQALKGAWENDHRVKTLKIGIQCAKLLVDVSVIKFYPSKFVLITDILDTFGELVYQRIRQKSMTQQSGSSKPIILPENFTPEQVPEMAKETCRNWFFKIASIRELIPRFYVETAILKCYNYLTTGEYRSALTRLSRMIRGIGNPLVATYARAYICRVGMTVAPDVRDHLQYCFGDFVQTYGQFQLESVQNTIVLQHVDSDIYMDLYAPALDWILQCIAYKTSENALEMILENCQKHCNTGVVLNAVMSSFKPEFVSARALKFCEMIRECEEAGVAKWQLYKTLGMNLVLSDPPEECRMQVLNEVWKTVKNLKEPNEYVGCAEVWAEFPVKHFGKREINTILGDVVKHMTPDRAYEKFYPQLQSVMTKILTHVHDFSMLFSLDKFLAFLDLFQRESVKVEVCRSVMEAFSKHVFEPTNDPVVISTLLYVGKVLHDSVNALSNVDELRSTSNVIISFIRNIHFGKDFEQQLNFYVDARNNFTGLEPVLIVLVQSVNHLAIRTRQVVNGHHTRKTAAFVRACAAYCYITIPSIHDLFSRLNLYLITGQVAILNQALAQGDAFLKAAISLIPEVPKTIDVDGSTKSTEPMVQRYLTQFVASLLYVPDDPDHGIHYILKGLLNTLQEYDWDRCDAKVNLYVDVYVLLCASSQDRYAFGVDKVDTNDDLYAGDRKYVAELGKIAKTILEEILTHLKSLSDGKENQTKQAALAFRFFCQLIIHADVENPNVSALATNLWNLSQKHGLGDTKHMARTIRAVKARGGAWADLAGKMTLQSRA; encoded by the exons ATGGCGTCGACTGAATG GGCGCCGATTCGTCGCAACTACGAACGCGAACGAAAGACGTACGCAATGACAGCAGAATCGTGCACAAATCATCCGCTCAAAGCGAATGTCGTTCAG ATTGTGGAAGATAAAAAGACTAAAACGCCACCGTTGGCGAAAAAAGCTCCGAAAGCCGTGGACGCCGCCGATTGCGATCCTCTTGGTGCTTCCGATCCCCTCGCCGCTCTCGATCCATTGACAAGTGCAGCGACAGCTGTTGCAAGTTCGGGCGGATACGATATGCCG GACGACGAGGGCGTGGCAGGTGGGCGTGGCGGCGGAttggacgacgaattcgaaccGTGGGCGGCAAAGAAGGCGGGAATATTGAGCAAATACACGACCGACGAAAAACTTTCCATCACAAcg AGTTTCTTGACGGATGAAGATCGAGAAAAGG TGATTGTCAAAGCTCAAACGACGAGTGTCAGCGAAAAAGTGAAACATCGTCTCGAACAgctcgacgacttcgaagag ggTTCCGTGAAAGAAATGATGAATTTGAGTCAAAAGGAATATGTGAAGAAGATTGACGATATGAATCAAGCGTTGAAGGGAGCCTGGGAAAATGATCATCGCGTCAAAACTCTCAAAATTGGCATTCAA tgTGCTAAATTGCTTGTTGACGTTTCCGTGATAAAATTCTATCCGAGCAAATTTGTTCTCATCACGGATATCTTGGACACGTTTGGAGAACTCGTCTATCAGCGAATTAGACAGAAATCCATGACGCAACAGTCGGGATCTTCCAAGCCAATAATTCTCCCAG agAATTTTACTCCTGAACAAGTTCCTGAAATGGCAAAAGAAACGTGTAGAAATTggttttttaaaattgcttCTATCCGGGAACTCATACCAAGATT ctaCGTCGAAACGGCTATATTGAAATGTTACAATTATTTGACAACCGG TGAATATCGAAGTGCGTTGACTCGCTTATCAAGAATGATCAGAGGCATAGGCAATCCCCTGGTTGCTACATATGCTAGAGCATACATATGCAGA GTTGGAATGACCGTTGCTCCCGATGTAAGAGATCACCTCCAGTATTGCTTCGGCGATTTTGTTCAGACCTATGGACAA tttcaatTGGAAAGTGTTCAGAATACAATCGTTCTTCAACACGTCG ATTCTGATATTTATATGGATTTGTATGCTCCCGCATTGGATTGGATTCTCCAATGCATTGCCTACAAAACATCAGAA AATGCTTTGGAGATGATTTTGGAAAATTGTCAGAAACATTGCAACAC GGGCGTTGTTTTGAATGCAGTCATGTCGTCCTTCAAACCGGAATTTGTATCAGCGAG aGCTCTAAAATTCTGCGAAATGATACGCGAGTGTGAAGAAGCGGGTGTAGCAAAG TGGCAATTGTACAAGACCCTTGGGATGAATCTCGTTCTGAGCGATCCCCCGGAAGAATGCAGGATGCAGGTATTGAACGAAGTGTGGAAAACCGTCAAAAATCTGAAAGAACCCAAC gAATACGTTGGCTGTGCGGAAGTTTGGGCCGAATTTCCCGTGAAACATTTtgga aaacGCGAAATTAATACAATTCTTGGCGACGTTGTCAAACATATGACGCCTGATCGCGCCTACGAAAAATTCTATCCTCAACTCCAATCCGTCATGACGAAAATTCTGACTCACGTCCACGATTTTTCAATGTTGTTTTCCTTG GATAAatttctcgcctttttggATTTATTTCAAAGGGAGTCGGTGAAAGTGGAAGTGTGTCGGAGTGTTATGGAAGCGTTTTCGAA GCACGTTTTTGAGCCGACAAATGATCCCGTTGTCATAAGCACTCTTCTTTACGTGGGAAAAGTTCTTCACGATTCGGTCAA CGCTTTGTCGAATGTTGATGAACTTCGTTCCACTTCCAATGTCATTATTTCGTTTATAAGAAAc ATTCATTTTGGTAAGGATTTTGAGCAGCAGTTGAATTTTTACGTGGACGCGCGAAATAATTTTACGGGTCTTGAACCCGTTCTCATTGTCCTCGTACAG AGTGTCAATCATCTCGCAATTCGAACGAGACAAGTCGTAAATGGACATCACACGCGAAAAACGGCGGCATTTGTTAGG GCTTGTGCTGCCTATTGCTACATCACTATTCCATCCATACATGATTTATTCTCGAGACTCAACTTGTATCTCATTACCGGTCAAGTTGCGATACTTAATCAAGCATTAGCTCAAG GTGATGCTTTCCTCAAGGCTGCTATTAGCTTGATACCGGAAGTCCCAAAGACAATAG ATGTTGATGGAAGTACAAAGTCAACTGAGCCCATGGTGCAAAGGTATTTGACACAATTTGTTGCCAGTCTTCTCTATGTTCCC gatGACCCGGATCATGGAATTCATTACATTCTCAAGGGTCTTCTCAACACTCTTCAAGAGTATGACTG GGATCGATGTGATGCCAAAGTGAACTTATACGTGGATGTTTACGTTCTTCTTTGTGCTTCAAGTCAG gatcGCTACGCTTTTGGTGTTGATAAAG TTGATACCAATGATGATTTGTATGCGGGAGACAGAAAATACGTTGCTGAGCTCGGAAAAATAGCTAAGACTATTTTGGAAGAAATCTTGACTCATTTGAAATCGTTATCAGATGGAAAAGAG AATCAAACAAAGCAAGCTGCACTtgcttttcgctttttttgccAGCTGATAATTCACGCTGACGTCGAAAATCCTAACGTGTCTGCTTTAGCCACGAATTTGTGGAATTTGTCTCAAAAACACGGTCTAGGTGATACAAAGCATATG gctCGGACTATTCGAGCTGTGAAAGCCCGTGGCGGTGCTTGGGCTGATTTGGCCGGGAAAATGACTTTACAGTCAAGAGCATGA
- the LOC136183388 gene encoding uncharacterized protein: protein MESKSRRDAQALLADNLRKHVNLTATEGNPDAYASYTDTKTSILRTYSNPPHNLDSDALEEIAATVEAQAFAEKRLQMENHLAALKDPTKTISTLEFLSSSVFVPWYREETYYACDYFASLGGMDVVVERAASPDSNSPLRLAAFYACWAFATGSKRTHLIVDKGIVDAIENVLKTMGNDVEIILAACGITWGLLEYPDLRNQLQLRGFVFLLIDVLYIDDVNCHLLEQVLGCLKLFSPSISDMTSSKRQKVEKLIFESFRDCRNKFQVDFLFPDHRRLIQMVYYTGFNCLAGIYLHEIRRYGYVKEVESPIRSSALQKMNEWIQNTDPDEIRHIEEGNYLWNSLKHFTALLYCPCPVVRRMGAFSLANLLQGAENRKVFKREEGGKSYDLIQCSSWCKDAKASELAKKAMKHVFSDRCNPPSLQSICSFYVSDNSTLFGSMIELLPVTLKSRIIAFAH, encoded by the exons ATGGAATCAAAATCGCGTCGCGATGCCCAAGCGCTTCTAGCCGACAATCTTCGAAAACACGTAAATTTGACAGCGACGGAAGGAAATCCAGACGCCTACGCTTCGTACACAgacacgaaaacgtcgattttgaGAACGTATTCGAATCCGCCTCACAATCTCGATTCGGATGCTCTCGAAGAGATCGCTGCTACCGTCGAAGCTCAAGCctttgcagaaaaacgtctaCAAATGGAAAATCACCTCGCCGCACTCAAGGATCCAACCAAAACGATCTCTACCCtcgaatttctctcttcgtcCGTCTTCGTTCCGTGGTATCGAGAGGAAACCTACTACGCCTGCGATTATTTTGCAAGTCTTGGAGGAATGGACGtggtcgtcgaacgcgccgCGTCGCCAGATTCGAATTCCCCCTTGCGACTCGCCGCTTTCTACGCCTGTTGGGCGTTTGCGACGGGAAGTAAGCGAACTCATCTCATCGTCGATAAAGgcatcgtcgacgcgatcgaaaacgttttgaaaacgatgggaaacgacgtcgaaataaTTCTCGCTGCGTGCGGGATCACGTGGGGCTTGTTGGAGTATCCTGATTTGCGA aatcaattgcAGTTGAGGGGCTTTGTTTTCCTATTGATTGACGTTCTCTatattgatgacgtcaattgtcACTTGCTTGAACAGGTGCTCGGATGTCTCAAACTCTTTTCTCCCTCCATCAGCGACATGACGTCGAGCAAACGTCAAAAAGTCGAAAAGTTGATTTTCGAGTCTTTTCGCGACTGTAGGAATAAATTTCAAGTCGATTTCTTATTTCCGGATCATAGACGTCTAATTCAAATGGTCTATTATACGGGTTTTAATTGCTTGGCAGGAATTTATCTGCACGAAATCAGAAGATATGGCTACGTGAAAGAAGTGGAGTCGCCAATCCGATCATCTGCTTTGCAAAAAATGAACGAATGGATACAAAACACTGACCCAGATGAA ATTCGTCATATTGAGGAAGGGAATTACCTTTGGAATAGTCTGAAACACTTCACTGCACTTCTATACTGTCCGTGtcccgtcgttcgtcgcatGGGCGCTTTCTCATTGGCCAATCTCTTACAAGGTGCCGAAAATCGAAAAGTATTCAAACGAGAAGAGGGAGGAAAGTCGTACGATCTAATCCAATGTTCGTCTTGGTGTAAGGATGCAAAAGCAAGCGAATTGGCAAAGAAAGCAATGAAACAC GTCTTTTCTGATCGTTGCAATCCTCCAAGTCTTCAATCTATCTGCTCTTTTTATGTATCGGATAACTCCACTCTTTTTGGGTCTATGATAGAGTTATTGCCTGTTACGTTGAAGTCTCGTATTATAGCCTTTGCTCACTAA
- the LOC136183385 gene encoding uncharacterized protein, which produces MNSRRHAQAAAQALLADNLRKHVDSTAAEGNPVAYASYTDTKTSILRTYSNPPHNLDSNALEEIASTVEAQAFAEKRLQMENHLAALKDPTKTISTLEFLSSSVFVPWYREETYYACDYFASLGGMDVVVAHAASPNSNSPLRSAAFSACWAFATGSKRTHLIVDKGIVDAIENVLKTMRNDVEMILTACGMTWALLEYPDLRNELQRRGFLSLLIDVLYIDGVNGELLEQVLGCLKLFSPSISDMTSSKRQKVEQLIFESFRDCRNKFQVDFLFPDHRRLIQMVYYTGFNCLAGIYLHEIRRYGYMKEAASPIRSSALQQMNKWMKNTDPDEIRAIEKGNYLWDSLKLFTALLYCPCPVVRRMGAFSLANLLQGAENRKVFEREEGGKSYDPIQCSSWCKDVKASELAKKAMKHVFAADHCSPPTLQSICSVFVSDNSALFGSMIEESLPSTLKSRIFAFSH; this is translated from the exons ATGAATTCGCGTCGCCACGCCCAAGCGGCCGCCCAAGCGCTTCTAGCCGACAATCTTCGAAAGCACGTCGACTCGACAGCGGCGGAAGGAAATCCAGTCGCCTACGCTTCGTACACAgacacgaaaacgtcgattttgcgAACGTATTCGAATCCGCCGCACAATCTCGATTCGAATGCTCTCGAAGAGATCGCTTCTACCGTCGAAGCTCAAGCctttgcagaaaaacgtctaCAAATGGAAAATCACCTCGCCGCACTCAAGGATCCAACCAAAACGATCTCCACCCtcgaatttctctcttcgtcCGTCTTCGTTCCGTGGTATCGAGAGGAAACGTACTACGCCTGCGATTATTTTGCTAGTCTTGGAGGAatggacgtcgtcgttgcacacgccgcttcgccgaattcaaattcgccTTTGCGAAGCGCCGCTTTTTCCGCCTGTTGGGCGTTTGCGACGGGAAGTAAGCGAACTCATCTCATCGTCGATAAAGgcatcgtcgacgcgatcgaaaacgttttgaaaacgatgagaaacgacgtcgaaatgatTCTCACTGCCTGCGGGATGACGTGGGCCTTGTTGGAGTATCCTGATTTGCGA AATGAATTGCAGCGAAGgggctttctttctctactgATTGACGTTCTCTATATCGACGGTGTCAATGGTGAATTGCTTGAACAGGTGCTCGGATGTCTCAAACTCTTTTCTCCCTCCATCAGCGACATGACGTCGAGCAAACGTCAAAAAGTCGAACAGTTGATTTTCGAGTCTTTTCGCGACTGTAGGAATAAATTTCAAGTCGATTTCTTATTTCCGGATCATAGACGTCTAATTCAAATGGTCTATTATACGGGTTTCAACTGCTTGGCAGGAATTTATCTCCACGAAATCAGAAGATATGGCTACATGAAAGAAGCGGCGTCGCCAATCCGATCATCTGCTTTGCAACAAATGAACAAATGGATGAAAAACACTGATCCTGATGAA ATTCGTGCCATTGAGAAAGGAAATTACCTTTGGGATAGTCTGAAACTCTTCACTGCACTTCTCTACTGTCCCTGtcccgtcgttcgtcgcatGGGCGCTTTCTCATTGGCCAATCTCTTGCAAGgtgcagaaaatcgaaaagtGTTTGAACGAGAAGAGGGAGGAAAGTCGTACGATCCAATCCAATGTTCATCTTGGTGTAAGGATGTGAAGGCAAGTGAATTAGCAAAGAAGGCAATGAAACAC GTCTTTGCTGCTGATCATTGCAGCCCTCCAACTCTTCAATCTATCTGCTCTGTTTTTGTATCAGATAACTCCGCTCTCTTTGGATCTATGATAGAGGAGTCATTGCCTTCTACTTTGAAGTCTCGTATTTTCGCCTTCTCTCACTAG
- the LOC136183341 gene encoding phosphoribosyl pyrophosphate synthase-associated protein 1-like isoform X1 yields MAAFTGRNAGQVVFTGSSHRSLAESICRRSGIRLGDCDVTNFANGEIQIDIKESVRGKNVFIIQTGSGPSMNIAVMELLILSYACKTSSAARIVAVMPYLPYSRQSRMRKRGSIACKLVAQMMKRSGVGHLITMDLHQKEIQGFFDFPVDNLRASPFLIQYIRDNIPDYRNAVLVARHPGAARRATSYSERLGLAIAVVHGDYRFQEKEKEEDGRDSPPPSQTPSPTNDSVQKSKAERKESSSFTYSMYSWEVGRPLTPSGGVDTESGGMATVNVVGDVGGRISIIVDDEIDDIDDIISVAKTLKERGSYKIYAMATHGIFDESTLESLESSPIDEVVVTNTLPAEELASKCDKIKIVDVSVMLGEAIRRIHNDESMSYLFRDVPLGD; encoded by the exons ATGGCCGCCTTTACGGGACGAAATGCTGGCCAGGTTGTCTTTACTGGATCGTCGCATCGTTCGCTAGCTGAATCGATATGCAG ACGCTCTGGAATTCGATTGGGAGATTGCGACGTCACGAATTTTGCAAACGGAG AAATTCAGATTGACATCAAGGAATCGGTTCGCGGAAAGAACGTCTTTATTATACAAACAGGATCTGG tCCCAGTATGAATATTGCTGTTATGGAATTGCTCATATTGAGTTATGCATGCAAGACGTCGTCTGCGgcgcgaatcgtcgccgtgatGCCTTATCTTCCCTATTCGAGACAATCTCGCATGAGGAAGAGAGGATCGATTGCGTGCAAACTCGTCGCTCAAATGATGAAGCGATCag GGGTGGGGCATCTCATTACCATGGATTTACATCAGAAGGAAATTCAAggctttttcgattttcccgTCGACAATCTGCGCGCGTCGCCATTTTTAATTCAATACATCCGGGATAAC ATTCCTGACTATAGAAACGCTGTACTTGTTGCTAGACATCCGGGAGCTGCACGAAG AGCGACGTCTTATTCAGAACGTCTCGGTCTTGCAATTGCTGTTGTTCACGGCGATTATCGTTTtcaggaaaaggagaaggaggaggacggCCGAGATTCTCCACCTCCATCTCAAACTCCGTCACCAACGAATGATTCTGTTCAAAAGAGCAAAgcggaaagaaaagaatcgagCTCATTTACCTATTCAA TGTACTCTTGGGAAG TTGGAAGACCTTTGACGCCTAGTGGGGGTGTAGATACGGAAAGCGGGGGAATGGCTACTGTCAATGTTGTAGGAGACGTGGGTGGAAGAATTTCAATTATTGTg GATGATGAGATTGACGACATTGATGATATTATTTCTGTAGCGAAAACTCTCAAAGAGCGTGGATCCTATAAAATCTACGCCATGGCAACGCATGGAATATTTGACGAGAGTACTTTGGAATCACTCGAATCATCGCCTATAGACGAG gtcgTTGTGACGAATACTCTACCGGCGGAAGAACTCGCATCGAAATGCgacaaaattaaaattgtaGATGTGAGTGTTATGCTTGGCGAGGCCATTCGTCGAATTCACAACGACGAGTCGATGTCGTATCTGTTTCGAGATGTTCCACTTGGAGACTGA
- the LOC136183341 gene encoding phosphoribosyl pyrophosphate synthase-associated protein 1-like isoform X2 — MAAFTGRNAGQVVFTGSSHRSLAESICRRSGIRLGDCDVTNFANGEIQIDIKESVRGKNVFIIQTGSGPSMNIAVMELLILSYACKTSSAARIVAVMPYLPYSRQSRMRKRGSIACKLVAQMMKRSGVGHLITMDLHQKEIQGFFDFPVDNLRASPFLIQYIRDNIPDYRNAVLVARHPGAARRATSYSERLGLAIAVVHGDYRFQEKEKEEDGRDSPPPSQTPSPTNDSVQKSKAERKESSSFTYSIGRPLTPSGGVDTESGGMATVNVVGDVGGRISIIVDDEIDDIDDIISVAKTLKERGSYKIYAMATHGIFDESTLESLESSPIDEVVVTNTLPAEELASKCDKIKIVDVSVMLGEAIRRIHNDESMSYLFRDVPLGD, encoded by the exons ATGGCCGCCTTTACGGGACGAAATGCTGGCCAGGTTGTCTTTACTGGATCGTCGCATCGTTCGCTAGCTGAATCGATATGCAG ACGCTCTGGAATTCGATTGGGAGATTGCGACGTCACGAATTTTGCAAACGGAG AAATTCAGATTGACATCAAGGAATCGGTTCGCGGAAAGAACGTCTTTATTATACAAACAGGATCTGG tCCCAGTATGAATATTGCTGTTATGGAATTGCTCATATTGAGTTATGCATGCAAGACGTCGTCTGCGgcgcgaatcgtcgccgtgatGCCTTATCTTCCCTATTCGAGACAATCTCGCATGAGGAAGAGAGGATCGATTGCGTGCAAACTCGTCGCTCAAATGATGAAGCGATCag GGGTGGGGCATCTCATTACCATGGATTTACATCAGAAGGAAATTCAAggctttttcgattttcccgTCGACAATCTGCGCGCGTCGCCATTTTTAATTCAATACATCCGGGATAAC ATTCCTGACTATAGAAACGCTGTACTTGTTGCTAGACATCCGGGAGCTGCACGAAG AGCGACGTCTTATTCAGAACGTCTCGGTCTTGCAATTGCTGTTGTTCACGGCGATTATCGTTTtcaggaaaaggagaaggaggaggacggCCGAGATTCTCCACCTCCATCTCAAACTCCGTCACCAACGAATGATTCTGTTCAAAAGAGCAAAgcggaaagaaaagaatcgagCTCATTTACCTATTCAA TTGGAAGACCTTTGACGCCTAGTGGGGGTGTAGATACGGAAAGCGGGGGAATGGCTACTGTCAATGTTGTAGGAGACGTGGGTGGAAGAATTTCAATTATTGTg GATGATGAGATTGACGACATTGATGATATTATTTCTGTAGCGAAAACTCTCAAAGAGCGTGGATCCTATAAAATCTACGCCATGGCAACGCATGGAATATTTGACGAGAGTACTTTGGAATCACTCGAATCATCGCCTATAGACGAG gtcgTTGTGACGAATACTCTACCGGCGGAAGAACTCGCATCGAAATGCgacaaaattaaaattgtaGATGTGAGTGTTATGCTTGGCGAGGCCATTCGTCGAATTCACAACGACGAGTCGATGTCGTATCTGTTTCGAGATGTTCCACTTGGAGACTGA
- the LOC136183340 gene encoding sphingosine kinase 1-like, whose product MRQRKARYRSRTMDETLELTKFRLSSTPNGLIYDVALSTDGILMSSTTTERRNATKKCFVPYADIVGASIERDSRSSTIAISVFAYPKTKSILKKEDRRFREVKLYAKEEEGHDDHVTRAEAWKGQLMERVHGKSGVPQRKFLVFVNPASGRGKAERIYRTFVAPMFARAEIETEVIITEYEGHARNSVETREDIFDFDAIIIVSGDGLHHEIINGFMARPDWSKAMKIPLGAIPGGSGNSLVCSLLHLANEPFTPTCAAFACARGRSAPLDILSVHTPTETRYSFLSVTWGIVANIDIKSEQFRWMGEARFTAGFISELLSLPKYRGKFYYLPVSQSEALSKENSIESNSKPVSHLLPSFDEEPSEEKGWKVIDGEFVTLAASLLTHIGSDLFIAPSAHLAGGILYVFVIPATCSRLAVLKSFLKMEEGHHIHVPGTELIGVRAMRLEPEVGGARRVPEIMSVDGERIAYGPMQVQVHRAVGRVLILKREKLLTESDIGTPV is encoded by the exons ATGCGTCAGCGTAAAGCGCGCTATCGCAGTCGAACAATGGACGAGACGTTGGAACTGACGAAATTTCGCCTGTCTTCCACGCCAAACGGTCTCATCTACGATGTCGCACTTTCGACCGACGGCATTCTAATGAGTTCGACGACCACGGAACGTcgcaacgcgacgaaaaaatgtTTTGTTCCATACGCGGATATTGTTGGAGCGTCGATCGAACGCGAttcgcgctcgtcgacgatcgcaaTCTCCGTATTCGCGTatccgaaaacgaaatcgatactgaagaaagaagatcgtcgctttcgcgaagTCAAATTGTACgcgaaagaggaggagggtcacgacgatcacgtgacgCGAGCGGAAGCGTGGAAGGGACAGCTCATGGAACGCGTACACGGAAAGAGCG GCGTTCCtcaaagaaaatttctcgTGTTTGTTAATCCGgcgagtgggcgtggcaaaGCGGAGAGAATTTATAGAACGTTTGTTGCGCCCATGTTCGCTCGAGCAGAAATCGAGACGGAAGTCATTATAACAG agTATGAAGGTCATGCGAGAAATTCAGTGGAAACACGCGAAGatatctttgattttgacgCAATAATTATTGTTTCCGGAGATGGACTACATCACGAA ATTATCAACGGTTTCATGGCGAGACCTGATTGGTCGAAAGCCATGAAAATTCCTCTAGGAGCAATTCCAGGTGGTTCAGGTAATTCCTTAGTCTGTTCTCTACTCCATTTAGCCAA TGAACCGTTTACTCCCACTTGCGCGGCGTTCGCGTGCGCTAGAGGTCGCTCCGCCCCCCTGGATATTCTCTCCGTTCACACGCCCACGGAAACGCGCTATAGTTTCCTCAGCGTCACGTGGGGTATCGTAGCGAATATCGATATCAAATCGGAGCAATTTCGGTGGATGGGCGAAGCTCGTTTCACTGCCGGTTTTATCTCCGAACTCCTCTCCTTGCCAAAATATCGCGGGAAATTCTACTATTTACCCGTCAGCCAATCAGAAGCGttatcaaaagaaaattccattgaatcgaattcgaaaCCCGTTTCTCATTTATTACCGTCTTTTGATGAGGAGCCAAGTGAAGAAAAGGGTTGGAAAGTTATAGACGGGGAATTTGTGACGTTGGCCGCTTCTCTCCTAACGCACATAGGCTCCGATTTATTTATAGCGCCATCAGCTCATTTAGCAGGGGGCATTCTTTATGTCTTTGTTATTCCGGCCACGTGCTCCAGATTAGCCGTGCTAAaatcttttttgaaaatggaaGAAGGACATCATATTCATGTTCCGGGTACCGAATTAATTGGTGTTCGAGCGATGAGACTCGAACCGGAAGTGGGCGGGGCGAGACGCGTGCCAGAGATTATGTCTGTTGATGGTGAGAGAATTGCATACGGGCCCATGCAAGTGCAAGTTCATCGCGCTGTTGGAAGAGTTCTTATTTTGAAGAGGGAGAAGTTGCTTACGGAGAGTGATATTGGGACGCCCGTATAG